The following are encoded in a window of Ricinus communis isolate WT05 ecotype wild-type chromosome 4, ASM1957865v1, whole genome shotgun sequence genomic DNA:
- the LOC8277384 gene encoding pentatricopeptide repeat-containing protein At1g08070, chloroplastic produces MERTLITLLHSPLQINQLKQIHSLIIIKHPSLATVLVRKLLNLSDIDYARQLFDQVPQPGQILYNSLISTYSKLSLHKDALKTFFSMHHSDTRLSCFTGPPVIKACSSLLAIDVGKQVHSLIVICGIDCNVYVQTSLMDFYAKIGELGSARKIFDGILVKDPISYNCLITGYSKAGDVIAARRLFDSMTERTVVSWNAMISCYAHNGDLNEGLKTFERMQAEDISPNEITLVTLLSICAKLGDLEMGLRIKKYIEDNNLCVNMIVSTAILEMYVKCGAVDDARKEFDRMGQRDIVAWSAMIAGYAQNGRSNEALELFECMRREKVKPNDVTLVSVLSACVQLGSVEMGNYIGSYVESQDLASNVYVASALVGMYSKCGNISKAREVFGKTPQKDIVTWNSMIVGLAVNGFAKDAIALYRNMKEADVKPNDITFVGLLTACTHAGLIELGLEFFKSMKSDYGILPKIEHYACIVDLYCRFGRLKDAYEFICGMEIQPNVVIWGTLLGASRTHLNVELAELSVTKLLELEPENSGNYVQLSNIYASVGRWQEALKVRNLMKDNRVQKIAAYSWIELENQVHRFLVGDTSHPATDELCGIVDGLAMQSAWLGCSLESDLGF; encoded by the coding sequence ATGGAGCGAACTTTAATTACTTTGCTTCATTCACCGCTACAGATAAACCAACTAAAACAGATTCACTCTCTCATAATCATCAAACATCCCTCGCTCGCTACAGTTCTCGTCAGAAAGCTTCTTAATTTATCTGACATCGACTACGCCCGCCAACTGTTTGATCAAGTTCCTCAACCGGGtcaaattctttataattctcTTATCTCTACATACTCTAAACTCTCTTTGCATAAAGATGCATTGAAAACATTTTTTTCAATGCACCATAGTGACACCCGGTTGAGTTGTTTTACGGGTCCGCCTGTTATCAAAGCCTGCTCTTCTTTGCTGGCTATCGATGTAGGAAAACAGGTTCATTCTTTGATTGTAATTTGTGGCATTGATTGTAATGTTTATGTTCAAACTTCTTTGATGGACTTTTATGCCAAGATTGGCGAGTTGGGATCTGCAAGGAAAATTTTTGACGGGATTTTGGTTAAGGATCCGATTAGTTATAACTGTTTGATTACTGGGTACTCAAAGGCTGGTGATGTCATAGCTGCAAGGCGGTTATTTGATTCAATGACAGAGAGAACTGTTGTTTCATGGAATGCCATGATTTCTTGTTACGCGCATAATGGGGATCTTAATGAGGGGTTAAAGACTTTCGAGAGGATGCAGGCTGAAGATATCTCtcctaatgaaattactttggTGACTTTACTTTCGATATGTGCTAAGCTTGGAGATTTGGAAATGGGATTGAGAATCAAGAAGTATATTGAGGATAATAATCTCTGTGTGAATATGATTGTTTCAACAGCGATATTGGAGATGTATGTTAAATGTGGGGCTGTTGATGACGCACGGAAAGAGTTCGATAGGATGGGCCAGAGAGATATTGTTGCATGGAGTGCTATGATTGCTGGCTATGCTCAAAATGGGAGATCAAACGAGGCCTTAGAGCTTTTCGAATGCATGAGAAGAGAAAAAGTTAAACCTAATGATGTCACACTTGTTAGTGTTTTATCTGCTTGTGTACAATTGGGCTCTGTGGAAATGGGCAACTACATTGGTAGCTATGTAGAGAGCCAGGATTTGGCTTCAAATGTCTATGTCGCTTCTGCACTAGTGGGTATGTATTCAAAATGTGGAAATATAAGTAAAGCTCGTGAAGTTTTTGGAAAGACGCCTCAAAAAGATATTGTTACTTGGAACTCGATGATTGTAGGTCTAGCAGTTAATGGCTTTGCAAAGGATGCAATTGCTCTTTATAGGAATATGAAAGAAGCTGATGTAAAGCCAAATGATATAACTTTTGTTGGCTTACTGACAGCCTGCACTCATGCAGGTCTTATTGAACTAGGTCTAGAGTTCTTCAAAAGCATGAAATCAGATTATGGAATTTTGCCAAAAATAGAACATTATGCATGCATTGTAGACCTGTATTGTAGGTTCGGGAGACTAAAAGATGCCTATGAGTTCATATGTGGAATGGAAATTCAGCCTAATGTTGTGATCTGGGGAACCTTATTAGGTGCTTCCAGAACCCACTTGAATGTTGAGCTTGCTGAGCTATCTGTTACGAAGTTACTGGAGTTAGAGCCAGAGAATTCTGGAAACTATGTCCAACTTTCAAACATATACGCCAGTGTGGGTAGATGGCAGGAAGCTCTGAAGGTGAGGAACTTGATGAAGGATAACAGAGTGCAGAAAATAGCTGCATATAGTTGGATAGAGTTGGAAAATCAAGTACATAGGTTCTTAGTCGGTGACACTTCTCATCCTGCAACTGATGAGCTCTGTGGCATCGTTGATGGGTTAGCCATGCAGTCCGCTTGGCTTGGTTGTAGTTTAGAATCTGACTTAGGATTCTGA